In Pelosinus sp. UFO1, one genomic interval encodes:
- a CDS encoding YbaB/EbfC family nucleoid-associated protein — MWENLGNMMEMVKKIQQNVDNAQDQLKAQRVEVSSGDVIKLTLNGQQEVLAIEINSKYLSSENATLLQDLLVATINNGLTKSRELHQNAMCKLTGDLNLPKIPGLF; from the coding sequence ATGTGGGAAAACTTAGGAAACATGATGGAAATGGTAAAAAAAATTCAACAGAATGTTGATAACGCACAAGATCAGTTAAAAGCTCAAAGAGTAGAGGTTTCTAGTGGTGACGTAATTAAATTAACATTAAATGGACAACAAGAAGTACTAGCAATAGAAATCAACAGTAAATATTTATCTTCCGAAAATGCAACATTATTACAAGATTTATTAGTTGCAACCATAAATAACGGTCTAACAAAATCCCGAGAACTACATCAAAACGCAATGTGCAAATTAACTGGCGATTTAAATCTCCCGAAAATTCCTGGCCTATTTTAA
- the tyrS gene encoding tyrosine--tRNA ligase has translation MTVLDVLKERGFIQQLTHEDEMAELFAKEKITFYIGFDPTADSLHVGHFLGMMVMAHMQKAGHRPVCLIGGGTTMVGDPSGKTDMRKMMTQEDIVHNGERFKKQMQRFIDFSDNKALMVNNADWLLNLNYIEFLREIGVHFSVNRMLTAECFKQRLDKGLSFLEFNYMLMQAYDFLELNRQCNCIMQMGGDDQWSNILAGADLIRRKESKPAYGLTYTLLTTSDGRKMGKTEKGALWLDAEKTSPYAFYQYWRNIDDADVEKCLALLTFMPMDEVRRLGALKDKEINIAKKILAFEVTKLIHGSEEAEKAQQATEALFSGAGALDNAPTVSITTNMLGTKVIDVLAATGIVPSKSEGRRLIQQGGLYIGDNKVTDLDFIITADLFENNSLLIRKGKKTFHRIIIE, from the coding sequence ATGACTGTACTTGATGTTCTTAAAGAACGAGGTTTTATCCAACAGCTTACCCATGAAGATGAAATGGCTGAACTCTTCGCTAAAGAAAAAATCACTTTTTACATTGGCTTCGATCCCACTGCGGACAGCTTACATGTTGGACATTTTCTAGGAATGATGGTAATGGCGCATATGCAAAAGGCTGGTCATCGACCAGTGTGTCTAATCGGTGGCGGCACGACAATGGTCGGTGATCCATCAGGTAAAACTGATATGCGTAAAATGATGACCCAGGAAGATATTGTCCACAACGGTGAGCGCTTTAAAAAACAAATGCAGCGCTTTATTGACTTCTCTGATAACAAAGCGTTAATGGTTAACAATGCCGACTGGTTACTTAATCTCAATTACATCGAATTTTTAAGGGAGATCGGTGTACACTTCTCTGTGAACCGCATGCTAACTGCAGAATGTTTTAAACAACGGCTGGACAAAGGGTTATCTTTCTTAGAGTTTAACTATATGCTAATGCAGGCCTATGATTTCCTAGAACTTAATCGTCAATGTAATTGCATCATGCAAATGGGCGGAGATGATCAATGGTCTAACATCCTTGCTGGAGCAGATCTTATACGCCGCAAAGAAAGCAAGCCAGCCTATGGATTAACCTATACTCTATTGACCACTAGTGATGGACGGAAGATGGGTAAAACGGAGAAAGGTGCTCTTTGGCTCGATGCCGAAAAAACTTCTCCTTATGCTTTTTACCAATATTGGCGTAATATTGATGATGCAGATGTGGAAAAATGTTTAGCACTTCTAACCTTTATGCCAATGGATGAAGTAAGAAGGTTAGGAGCTCTTAAAGATAAAGAAATTAACATCGCAAAAAAAATACTAGCCTTCGAAGTAACGAAGCTCATTCATGGTTCAGAAGAAGCTGAAAAAGCGCAACAAGCAACTGAAGCATTATTTAGTGGAGCTGGTGCATTAGACAATGCACCAACAGTGTCCATTACCACTAACATGCTTGGTACCAAAGTTATTGACGTTTTAGCTGCTACTGGAATAGTCCCATCCAAAAGCGAAGGAAGAAGACTAATCCAACAAGGCGGTCTTTATATTGGCGACAATAAAGTAACCGATTTAGACTTTATAATTACTGCTGATTTATTTGAAAATAATAGCCTGCTTATTCGTAAAGGTAAAAAAACCTTTCATCGCATTATTATAGAATAA
- a CDS encoding transglycosylase domain-containing protein, protein MDKDRDDSSKNSRRSSKSGSSKITVIALIVFVVMITGAGLGFLTASIHTMPSLKDEIRPAASSQIYDVNGKLINTIHSVENRVPVSINKIPKNLQNAFVAAEDARFYQHIGIDPRGILRAVWSNITDRGVSEGGSTITQQLAKNALLSQERTLKRKIQEAILALQIERQYSKSEILELYLNQIYFGQGAYGVQSAAIVYFGKNVEDLTLPECAMLAGIPKSPNYYSPFNNLKAATERQATVLDQMVKYNFIDSATGIQAANTKLKLASRSTQSDNKINTASYFVDYVTQYLIDKYGADAIYKDGLKIYTTLDLDMQEAAEQAMQKLPNVRTDSSGLQQPQGALVAIDPRTGYIKAMVGGRGNDQFNRAVLAERQPGSAFKPFVYLAALEGGMTPSTMIEDTPITFGSWSPINYDAKFHGSVSLRTALEQSLNVPTVKIANQTGADKPLYYAQQMGISTLVLQGSTNDRNLAMSLGGLTRGVTPLEIASAYGVLANQGVHVEPISVIKIVDRNGKILEQITPKEKAVVNERSAYILTDMLRGVITNGTGTAADIGRPAAGKTGTTSDYKDAWFVGFTPDLVASVWIGYDSDENLNGITGGTLPATIWRTFMNKALTKIPARDFIRPSGVVLEPNPTPKLTEQNPDEKQLVNPLTMDGKKDKLPTQPGDEAHPVDKNLPPPPSKPDKNTSPLPPPPKSNEPAKKNNP, encoded by the coding sequence ATGGACAAGGATCGAGACGATAGCTCCAAAAACAGCCGTCGTTCTTCTAAAAGTGGAAGTTCAAAAATAACCGTAATAGCATTAATTGTTTTTGTTGTAATGATTACTGGTGCTGGTCTTGGTTTTTTGACAGCTAGTATTCATACTATGCCTAGTCTAAAAGATGAAATCAGACCCGCTGCTTCTTCACAGATTTATGACGTTAATGGAAAATTAATTAACACCATTCATTCTGTGGAAAATCGAGTTCCTGTTTCTATTAATAAAATCCCTAAAAACTTGCAAAATGCGTTTGTAGCTGCTGAAGACGCACGTTTTTACCAACATATTGGTATTGATCCCCGCGGTATTTTACGGGCAGTATGGTCGAATATAACTGACCGCGGCGTATCTGAAGGCGGCAGTACCATTACACAGCAGCTAGCTAAAAATGCTTTACTCTCACAAGAACGTACATTAAAACGCAAAATACAAGAAGCAATTTTAGCGTTACAAATTGAACGTCAATACAGTAAAAGCGAAATCCTAGAACTTTACTTGAATCAAATTTATTTTGGGCAAGGTGCCTATGGAGTACAATCTGCCGCGATTGTATATTTTGGCAAAAACGTCGAAGATTTGACTTTACCAGAGTGTGCTATGCTAGCAGGTATTCCTAAAAGCCCAAACTATTATTCACCATTCAATAACCTAAAGGCAGCCACAGAGCGGCAAGCTACTGTTCTTGATCAAATGGTTAAATACAACTTTATTGATTCTGCAACAGGCATTCAAGCCGCGAACACTAAGCTTAAATTAGCATCACGTTCTACCCAATCAGATAATAAGATTAATACCGCTAGTTATTTTGTTGACTATGTTACACAATATCTTATTGATAAATATGGTGCTGACGCAATTTACAAAGACGGTCTAAAAATTTATACTACCTTAGATTTAGATATGCAAGAAGCAGCAGAACAAGCCATGCAAAAATTACCGAATGTACGTACGGATAGCAGTGGTTTACAGCAGCCTCAAGGAGCCCTTGTTGCTATTGATCCACGTACAGGTTATATTAAAGCAATGGTTGGCGGCCGAGGCAATGACCAATTTAATCGAGCAGTACTAGCAGAACGGCAGCCAGGTTCTGCATTTAAACCTTTTGTATATTTAGCTGCTTTAGAAGGCGGGATGACTCCTTCAACAATGATTGAAGACACCCCAATAACCTTTGGTAGCTGGTCTCCAATAAATTATGACGCAAAATTCCATGGATCTGTTTCTTTGCGCACAGCACTAGAGCAATCGCTTAATGTACCAACTGTAAAAATAGCCAATCAAACAGGTGCCGATAAGCCATTATACTATGCCCAACAAATGGGTATTTCTACTCTAGTTTTACAAGGTTCCACCAACGACCGCAACTTAGCCATGTCTCTTGGCGGCCTTACTCGTGGTGTTACTCCCTTAGAAATTGCAAGCGCTTATGGTGTTTTAGCAAATCAAGGAGTACACGTAGAGCCAATAAGTGTCATTAAAATTGTCGATCGAAATGGTAAAATTTTAGAGCAGATAACGCCAAAAGAAAAAGCAGTTGTTAATGAACGTTCCGCCTACATTCTTACTGATATGCTACGCGGTGTTATTACAAACGGCACCGGTACAGCAGCAGATATTGGTCGCCCGGCGGCTGGCAAAACTGGTACAACTAGTGATTATAAGGACGCCTGGTTCGTCGGATTCACCCCCGATCTTGTAGCGTCCGTCTGGATTGGTTATGACTCTGATGAAAACTTAAATGGAATCACCGGAGGTACTCTTCCAGCTACAATTTGGAGAACGTTTATGAATAAGGCTTTAACCAAAATTCCTGCCCGCGATTTCATTAGGCCTAGTGGTGTTGTTCTTGAACCTAATCCTACTCCCAAGCTTACTGAACAGAATCCTGATGAAAAGCAGCTTGTTAATCCATTAACTATGGATGGCAAAAAAGATAAATTACCTACTCAACCAGGTGATGAAGCGCATCCTGTTGATAAAAATCTTCCACCGCCACCATCAAAGCCAGATAAAAATACGTCACCCCTCCCTCCACCACCAAAATCAAATGAACCAGCAAAAAAAAATAATCCTTAA
- the yunB gene encoding sporulation protein YunB — translation MRFSVVKRRRISSSILLAIVVCIIFVTGFWMVEAHLKPTLLVIAETKATFIATQSINQVINDRVNLDINPQTLMNVTLDSRGRVVLIQPNTMEFNRIAADTTIKVQDILKGIGEEKIEIPMGQILGSQLLASIGPNITVTVIPIGTVQVKVIDKFEQAGINQTRHMIYLIATTQIRIVVPLVSKSISVDTQMPIAEYVVVGDVPSTYVQFPFPLPNNIAEELKQ, via the coding sequence ATGAGGTTTTCTGTAGTGAAAAGACGGAGAATATCATCCTCAATATTGTTAGCCATTGTGGTATGTATTATTTTTGTGACGGGTTTTTGGATGGTAGAAGCCCATTTAAAGCCAACATTATTAGTTATAGCTGAAACAAAAGCCACTTTTATTGCCACTCAATCTATTAATCAGGTTATTAACGACCGAGTGAATTTAGATATTAATCCTCAAACATTGATGAACGTTACACTTGATAGTCGTGGTCGTGTAGTGTTAATACAACCTAATACTATGGAATTTAATAGAATTGCTGCAGATACTACAATTAAAGTACAAGATATTCTAAAGGGTATTGGTGAAGAGAAAATTGAGATACCAATGGGGCAAATTTTAGGTAGTCAGTTATTAGCTAGCATTGGACCGAATATAACGGTAACGGTTATTCCAATTGGTACGGTTCAGGTAAAAGTAATCGATAAATTTGAACAGGCAGGTATTAATCAAACTAGGCACATGATATATCTAATTGCCACTACACAAATTAGAATAGTGGTTCCCTTAGTTAGTAAAAGTATTAGTGTGGATACGCAGATGCCAATCGCCGAATATGTTGTTGTTGGGGATGTACCTAGTACATATGTACAATTTCCATTTCCTCTTCCTAATAATATAGCCGAAGAATTGAAACAATAA